A portion of the Pseudomonas sp. GR 6-02 genome contains these proteins:
- a CDS encoding metallophosphoesterase family protein yields MSLVRHWEHEYDKVKVRLHGLFTRLEMAWKKLVSELEPEEYQAIVALLQRGHDQAQYVLKHGDLPDDQPSVPWELSHGLSILHIGNASPLPQSVDELQTQVLKDGSLLGCRKWELLDLLWSEALLKWIENLRHHAPFATNPALMRMDSDVTLAIAGDWGTGPFDSHAPAVAVADQMQLAQADFTIHLGDVYYAGTRSQEDVDMVGWPMGKQGSFTLNSNHEMYSGAHGYFKELAKRFPAQQGTSYFALYNDDWLVVGIDSAYASSPINLYMDGALNKQQIDWMKDLPKRKKIMVLSHHQGFDITGRDKTALYKPVCDALGREPDYWYWGHLHNGICYATQGGLHARCAGHGAIPYGNASELNGHPGVLWSETQNARDEAYPDRVLNGYVKVRLVGENIEETFIGEDGSVRWSSI; encoded by the coding sequence ATGTCATTGGTCAGACATTGGGAACATGAATACGACAAGGTGAAGGTGCGCCTGCACGGGCTGTTCACACGGCTGGAAATGGCTTGGAAGAAGCTCGTCAGCGAGCTTGAACCGGAGGAGTACCAAGCCATCGTCGCGCTGCTGCAGCGGGGGCACGATCAGGCGCAATACGTGCTCAAGCACGGCGACTTGCCGGACGATCAACCGAGTGTGCCGTGGGAGTTGTCCCACGGTTTGTCGATCCTGCACATCGGCAACGCCAGCCCCTTGCCGCAATCGGTAGATGAGCTGCAGACCCAAGTGCTCAAGGATGGCAGCCTGCTCGGTTGTCGCAAATGGGAGCTGCTGGATCTGTTGTGGAGCGAAGCGTTGCTCAAGTGGATCGAGAACCTGCGGCATCACGCACCGTTCGCTACCAACCCGGCGTTGATGCGCATGGACAGTGACGTGACCCTGGCCATTGCCGGCGACTGGGGCACCGGGCCGTTCGACAGTCATGCCCCGGCAGTGGCGGTGGCCGATCAGATGCAACTGGCCCAGGCCGACTTCACCATTCATCTGGGGGATGTGTATTACGCCGGCACCCGCTCCCAGGAAGACGTCGACATGGTCGGTTGGCCGATGGGCAAGCAGGGCTCATTCACTCTCAACTCCAACCACGAGATGTACAGCGGCGCCCATGGCTACTTCAAGGAACTGGCCAAACGTTTCCCGGCGCAGCAGGGCACCAGTTATTTTGCGTTGTACAACGATGACTGGCTGGTGGTCGGGATCGACTCGGCTTATGCCTCCAGTCCAATCAACCTGTATATGGACGGCGCGCTGAACAAGCAGCAGATCGACTGGATGAAAGACCTGCCCAAACGCAAGAAGATCATGGTGCTCAGTCATCACCAGGGCTTTGACATTACCGGGCGTGACAAGACCGCGTTGTACAAACCGGTCTGCGATGCCTTGGGGCGCGAGCCGGATTACTGGTATTGGGGGCATTTGCATAACGGCATCTGCTATGCCACTCAAGGTGGCTTGCATGCACGTTGCGCCGGGCACGGGGCGATTCCCTATGGCAATGCCAGCGAGCTGAACGGGCATCCGGGGGTGCTGTGGTCGGAAACGCAAAATGCGCGGGATGAGGCGTACCCGGATCGGGTGTTGAACGGTTATGTGAAGGTGCGGCTGGTGGGGGAGAACATCGAAGAGACGTTTATTGGCGAGGATGGTTCGGTGCGGTGGTCTTCAATTTAG
- a CDS encoding threonine aldolase family protein yields the protein MTDKSQQFASDNYSGICPEAWAAMEQANHGHQRAYGDDEWTARAADQFRKLFETDCEVFFAFNGTAANSLALSSLCQSYHSVICSETAHVETDECGAPEFFSNGSKLLIARTENGKLTPESIREIALKRQDIHYPKPRVVTLTQATEVGSVYTPEEIRAISVTCKELGLNLHMDGARFSNACAYLGCSPADLTWKAGVDVLCFGGTKNGMAVGEAILFFNHKLAEDFDYRCKQAGQLASKMRFLSAPWVGILENDAWLKYARHANHCAQLLAELVSDIPGVELMFPVQANGVFLQLSEPAIAALTAKGWRFYTFIGNGGARFMCSWDTEEERVRELAADIRHVMTA from the coding sequence ATGACCGACAAGAGCCAACAATTCGCCAGCGACAACTATTCCGGTATTTGCCCTGAAGCCTGGGCTGCCATGGAACAGGCCAACCACGGACACCAGCGCGCTTATGGCGACGATGAGTGGACCGCACGCGCCGCGGATCAATTCCGCAAACTGTTCGAAACCGACTGCGAAGTGTTCTTCGCCTTCAACGGCACCGCGGCCAACTCGTTGGCCCTGTCGTCGCTGTGCCAGAGTTACCACAGCGTGATCTGCTCGGAAACCGCCCACGTCGAAACCGACGAATGCGGCGCTCCGGAGTTTTTCTCCAACGGTTCCAAGCTGCTCATCGCCCGCACCGAAAACGGCAAGCTGACCCCGGAATCGATCCGCGAAATTGCCCTCAAGCGCCAGGATATCCACTACCCGAAACCGCGCGTCGTGACCCTGACCCAGGCCACTGAAGTCGGCAGCGTGTACACCCCGGAAGAAATCCGCGCCATCAGCGTCACCTGTAAAGAACTGGGCTTGAACCTGCACATGGACGGTGCCCGTTTCTCCAACGCCTGCGCTTATCTGGGTTGCTCGCCAGCCGACCTGACCTGGAAGGCCGGCGTCGACGTGCTGTGCTTTGGCGGTACGAAAAACGGCATGGCGGTGGGCGAAGCGATTCTGTTCTTCAACCACAAACTGGCCGAAGACTTCGACTACCGCTGCAAACAGGCCGGGCAACTGGCGTCGAAGATGCGCTTCCTCTCGGCCCCCTGGGTCGGGATTCTTGAAAACGACGCCTGGCTCAAATACGCCCGCCACGCCAACCACTGCGCGCAGTTGCTGGCCGAACTGGTGAGCGACATTCCTGGCGTCGAGCTGATGTTCCCGGTGCAGGCCAACGGTGTGTTCCTGCAACTCTCCGAGCCGGCCATCGCCGCACTGACCGCCAAGGGCTGGCGCTTCTACACCTTCATCGGCAACGGCGGCGCACGGTTCATGTGCTCGTGGGACACCGAAGAAGAACGCGTGCGGGAACTGGCGGCGGATATCCGGCACGTGATGACAGCCTGA
- the gbcA gene encoding glycine-betaine demethylase subunit GbcA, whose amino-acid sequence MDVTTTLSLGDPLEPARKATAQMLHERERTFSLPQPFYSDERLFDIDMQEIFQKEWLIAGMTCEIPTKGNYLTLQVGKNPIIVIRGADGVVHAFHNVCRHRGSRLCTSEKGKVAKLVCHYHQWTYELDGRLLFAGTEMGADFDMKQYGLKPVNVKTAGGYIFISLAENPPAIDDFLSTLSHYMEPYDMENTKVAVQTTLMEKANWKLVLENNRECYHCGGSHPELLKTLLEWDDVTDPRADQAFKDHVAASAAAWEAEKIPYAHASFGLRNRIVRMPLLKGTVSMTMDGKQGCAKLMGRIKNPDLGSMRILHLPHSWNHCMGDHIIVFTVWPISAQETMVTTKWIVHKDAVEGVDYDVERMRQVWDATNDQDRRLAEENQRGINSTAYQPGPYSKTYEFGVVNFVDWYSERMLNNLGAEPAPYLKGVPVQG is encoded by the coding sequence ATGGACGTCACCACTACCCTGAGCCTCGGCGATCCACTGGAACCCGCACGCAAGGCCACCGCGCAGATGCTGCATGAGCGCGAGCGCACTTTCTCGCTGCCGCAGCCTTTTTACTCTGACGAGCGGCTGTTTGATATCGACATGCAGGAAATCTTCCAGAAAGAGTGGTTGATTGCCGGCATGACCTGCGAGATCCCGACCAAGGGCAACTACCTGACCCTGCAAGTCGGCAAGAACCCGATCATCGTGATTCGTGGCGCCGATGGCGTGGTCCATGCGTTCCACAACGTCTGTCGCCACCGTGGTTCACGCCTGTGCACCAGTGAAAAAGGCAAGGTCGCCAAACTGGTCTGCCACTACCACCAGTGGACGTACGAGCTGGACGGTCGCCTGCTGTTCGCCGGCACCGAAATGGGCGCCGACTTCGACATGAAGCAATACGGCCTCAAACCGGTGAACGTGAAGACCGCCGGCGGTTACATCTTCATCAGCCTGGCAGAAAACCCGCCGGCCATCGATGACTTCCTGTCGACGCTCAGCCATTACATGGAACCGTACGACATGGAGAACACCAAGGTGGCGGTGCAAACCACCTTGATGGAAAAGGCCAACTGGAAACTGGTGCTGGAAAACAACCGCGAGTGCTACCACTGCGGCGGTTCACACCCGGAATTGCTGAAAACCCTGCTGGAATGGGACGACGTCACCGATCCGCGTGCCGACCAGGCCTTCAAGGACCACGTAGCCGCTTCCGCCGCTGCCTGGGAAGCCGAGAAGATCCCTTACGCCCACGCCAGTTTCGGCCTGCGTAACCGTATCGTGCGCATGCCGCTGCTCAAGGGCACCGTATCGATGACCATGGACGGCAAACAAGGCTGCGCCAAACTGATGGGCCGCATCAAGAACCCGGACCTGGGCTCGATGCGCATCCTGCACCTGCCGCACTCGTGGAACCACTGCATGGGCGACCACATCATCGTGTTCACCGTGTGGCCGATCAGCGCCCAGGAAACCATGGTCACCACCAAGTGGATCGTCCACAAGGACGCGGTCGAAGGCGTGGACTACGACGTGGAGCGCATGCGCCAGGTCTGGGATGCGACCAACGACCAGGACCGACGCCTGGCCGAAGAGAACCAGCGCGGGATCAACTCCACCGCGTACCAGCCAGGGCCTTACTCCAAGACCTATGAGTTCGGCGTGGTGAACTTCGTGGACTGGTACAGCGAGCGGATGCTGAACAACCTGGGGGCCGAGCCTGCGCCTTACCTCAAAGGTGTTCCGGTTCAGGGTTAA
- a CDS encoding sarcosine oxidase subunit beta → MQRYSGFGLFKHSLSHHENWQRMWRTPTPKKVYDVVIVGGGGHGLATAYYLAKEHGITNVAVVEKGWLGGGNTARNTTIVRSNYLWDESAHLYEHAMKLWEGLSQDLNYNVMFSQRGVYNLCHTLQDIRDSERRVSANRLNGVDGELLDAKQVADEIPYLDCSKNTRYPVMGATVQRRGGVARHDAVAWGFARAADALGVDLIQQTEVIGFRKENGVCIGVETNKGFIGAKRVGVVTAGNSGHMAKLAGFRLPIESHPLQALVSEPIKPIIDSVIMSNAVHGYISQSDKGDLVIGAGIDGYNGYGQRGSYPVIEHTIQAIVEMFPVLSRVRMNRQWGGIVDTTPDACPIISKTPVPNMFFNCGWGTGGFKATPGSGNVFAASLAKGEMHPLAAPFSIDRFHSGALIDEHGAAAVAH, encoded by the coding sequence ATGCAACGCTATTCGGGCTTCGGCCTCTTCAAACACTCCCTCAGCCACCATGAAAACTGGCAGCGCATGTGGCGTACGCCGACCCCGAAAAAGGTCTACGACGTGGTCATCGTCGGCGGTGGCGGGCATGGTCTGGCGACCGCCTACTACCTGGCCAAGGAACACGGCATCACCAACGTGGCCGTGGTCGAGAAGGGCTGGCTGGGCGGCGGTAACACCGCGCGCAACACCACCATCGTGCGTTCCAACTACCTGTGGGACGAGTCGGCACACCTGTACGAACACGCGATGAAATTGTGGGAAGGCCTGTCCCAGGACCTGAACTACAACGTGATGTTCTCCCAGCGTGGCGTCTACAACCTGTGCCACACCCTGCAGGACATTCGTGATTCCGAGCGTCGGGTCAGCGCCAACCGCCTCAACGGCGTGGACGGCGAACTGCTCGATGCCAAGCAAGTGGCAGACGAGATCCCGTACCTCGACTGCTCCAAGAACACCCGCTACCCGGTGATGGGCGCTACCGTCCAGCGTCGCGGCGGCGTGGCCCGTCACGATGCCGTGGCGTGGGGCTTTGCCCGTGCCGCCGACGCCTTGGGCGTGGACCTGATCCAACAGACCGAAGTGATCGGTTTCCGTAAGGAAAACGGTGTGTGCATCGGTGTTGAAACCAACAAGGGCTTCATCGGCGCCAAGCGCGTCGGCGTGGTGACTGCCGGTAACTCCGGGCACATGGCCAAACTTGCCGGTTTCCGCCTGCCGATCGAATCGCACCCGCTGCAAGCGCTGGTGTCCGAGCCGATCAAGCCGATTATCGACAGCGTGATCATGTCCAACGCCGTACACGGTTACATCAGCCAGTCCGACAAGGGCGACCTGGTGATCGGCGCCGGTATCGACGGCTACAACGGCTACGGCCAGCGTGGTTCGTACCCGGTGATCGAGCACACCATCCAGGCCATCGTCGAGATGTTCCCGGTGCTGTCGCGCGTACGCATGAACCGTCAGTGGGGCGGCATCGTCGACACCACGCCGGATGCGTGCCCGATCATCTCGAAGACTCCGGTACCGAACATGTTCTTCAACTGCGGTTGGGGCACCGGTGGCTTCAAGGCTACACCTGGCTCGGGCAACGTGTTTGCCGCCAGCCTGGCCAAGGGTGAAATGCACCCATTGGCTGCACCTTTCTCCATCGACCGCTTCCACAGCGGTGCGTTGATCGACGAACACGGCGCTGCAGCAGTCGCCCACTAA
- a CDS encoding SDR family oxidoreductase — MSLQGKTLFITGASRGIGREIALRAARDGANIVIAAKSAAPHPKLPGTIFSVAAEVEAAGGKALALEVDVRDETIVRQALADANEHFGGIDALVNNAGAIKLTGVQHIELKRFDLMHQINTRAVLLCSQAALPYLKKSSGHILNLSPPLNLATKWFAQYSPYTVTKYGMSMLTLGMSEEFAAYGISVNSLWPQTMIATAAIEFQLGSRESFKHARTPAIMADAAHVILDSSGRSITGRLLIDEEILREQGVTDFEGYRYAPDSTDKLMPDLFVD; from the coding sequence ATGTCACTACAAGGCAAAACCCTGTTCATCACCGGCGCCAGTCGCGGGATTGGTCGTGAGATTGCGCTGCGGGCCGCACGCGACGGGGCCAACATCGTGATTGCCGCGAAAAGCGCCGCCCCTCACCCCAAACTGCCTGGCACCATCTTCAGCGTGGCAGCGGAAGTCGAAGCCGCGGGTGGCAAGGCGCTGGCCCTGGAGGTGGATGTGCGCGATGAAACCATCGTGCGCCAGGCCCTGGCTGACGCCAATGAGCATTTCGGCGGCATCGACGCGCTGGTCAACAATGCAGGAGCGATCAAGCTGACCGGCGTGCAGCACATCGAACTCAAGCGCTTCGACCTGATGCACCAGATCAACACCCGCGCCGTGCTGCTGTGCAGCCAGGCCGCCCTGCCCTATCTGAAAAAATCCAGCGGCCACATCCTCAACCTGTCACCGCCGTTGAACCTGGCCACCAAATGGTTCGCCCAATACAGCCCCTACACCGTCACCAAGTACGGCATGAGCATGCTCACCCTGGGCATGAGCGAGGAATTCGCCGCCTACGGTATCAGCGTCAACTCTCTATGGCCGCAGACCATGATCGCCACGGCCGCGATCGAGTTTCAGCTCGGATCGCGCGAATCTTTCAAACATGCCCGCACACCCGCGATCATGGCGGATGCCGCCCACGTCATTCTCGACAGCAGCGGTCGCAGCATTACCGGTCGGTTGCTGATCGATGAGGAGATTTTGCGCGAGCAAGGGGTGACGGATTTTGAAGGGTATCGGTATGCGCCTGATTCCACCGACAAACTGATGCCAGACCTGTTTGTCGACTGA
- a CDS encoding TraX family protein produces the protein MHMTQRDGALDLLKWLALLSMVLDHLRYVGYSLDLLYVPGRLAFPWFCLAMAANLARVRTVTTDGQWRYLGWLLLFSALSEIPYRMYIPDHDTLNVLPTLVMGLLVARGWQHGPVQSRLLAVVALVLAALFPQRLMFGFFGVLLPLAMLLVIQRPWYFGLLPGLVCLAANQWQVLYSAAWFGSGAAILGIVVCLIAPFSGLLLLRHAQGIQPPPMRRWAYALYPGHFLVLLALRQLIA, from the coding sequence ATGCACATGACGCAGAGGGACGGTGCACTGGATCTGCTCAAGTGGCTGGCGCTGTTGAGCATGGTGCTCGATCACCTGCGATATGTCGGTTATTCCCTCGATCTGCTGTATGTGCCGGGCAGATTGGCGTTCCCGTGGTTCTGTCTGGCGATGGCGGCGAACCTGGCGCGTGTCCGTACAGTGACGACCGACGGCCAGTGGCGCTACCTCGGTTGGTTGTTGCTGTTTAGTGCCCTGAGCGAAATTCCGTATCGGATGTACATTCCTGATCACGACACCTTGAATGTATTGCCTACGCTGGTCATGGGGTTGCTGGTGGCCCGTGGCTGGCAGCACGGGCCAGTTCAGTCGCGTCTGTTGGCGGTCGTTGCCTTGGTGCTGGCGGCACTGTTCCCGCAGCGATTGATGTTCGGCTTTTTCGGCGTGCTGTTGCCACTGGCGATGTTGCTGGTGATCCAGCGGCCCTGGTATTTCGGCCTGTTGCCGGGGCTGGTGTGCCTGGCGGCCAATCAATGGCAAGTGCTGTACTCCGCTGCCTGGTTCGGCAGCGGTGCGGCGATTTTGGGTATTGTCGTTTGTCTGATTGCGCCATTCTCGGGCCTGCTGCTATTGCGACATGCCCAAGGCATCCAGCCACCGCCGATGCGCCGCTGGGCCTACGCCCTTTATCCCGGGCATTTCCTCGTACTTTTGGCCTTGCGCCAACTCATCGCCTGA
- a CDS encoding sarcosine oxidase subunit delta, giving the protein MLHIFCPHCGELRSEEEFHASGQAHIPRPLDPNSCTDEEWGDYMFFRDNPRGLHHELWDHVAGCRQYFNVTRDTVTYEILETYKIGTKPQFTDKTDSPKAAATALGEKV; this is encoded by the coding sequence ATGTTGCATATCTTCTGTCCTCACTGTGGCGAACTGCGCTCCGAAGAGGAATTCCATGCATCCGGCCAGGCGCACATCCCGCGTCCACTGGATCCGAACAGCTGCACCGACGAGGAGTGGGGCGACTACATGTTCTTCCGCGATAACCCTCGCGGTCTGCACCACGAACTGTGGGATCACGTCGCCGGTTGCCGTCAGTATTTCAACGTGACCCGTGACACCGTGACCTACGAGATTCTCGAAACCTACAAGATCGGCACCAAGCCGCAGTTCACCGACAAGACCGACAGCCCGAAAGCGGCCGCCACGGCTCTGGGAGAGAAGGTATGA
- the gbcB gene encoding glycine-betaine demethylase subunit GbcB encodes MSNNFLNPVTTQTWANGRHIVRCVKVIQETWDVRTFCFMADQPIMFFFKPGQFVTLELEIEGQQIMRSYTISSSPSVPYSFSVTIKRVPGGKVSNWLHDTLHEGYELAVHGPVGLFNAIDFPNPKVLYLSGGVGITPVMSMARWFFDTNGNVDMAFIHSARSPKDIIYHRELEHMAARIENFSLHLICEKHGFGEPWAGYRGYLNHKMLELMVPDFLEREVFCCGPTPYMNAVKRLLENAGFNMKRYHEESFGATPPEAIADAEEHAEQAADAPAIDAADLHQVEFTASGKSIRVAPGETVHAAAAKLGLMIPKACGMGICGTCKVMKLAGEVAMEHNGGITEEDEAEGFILSCCSVPKGDVRIEY; translated from the coding sequence ATGTCCAACAACTTCCTGAACCCGGTAACCACCCAGACCTGGGCCAATGGTCGACACATTGTCCGTTGCGTCAAAGTCATCCAGGAAACCTGGGATGTGCGCACCTTCTGCTTTATGGCCGACCAGCCGATCATGTTCTTCTTCAAGCCGGGGCAATTCGTCACCCTGGAGCTGGAAATCGAAGGCCAGCAGATCATGCGTTCGTACACCATTTCCAGCTCGCCGTCGGTGCCGTACAGCTTCTCGGTGACGATCAAGCGCGTACCGGGCGGCAAGGTCTCGAACTGGTTGCATGACACCCTGCATGAAGGTTACGAGCTGGCGGTGCACGGCCCGGTCGGGCTGTTCAACGCCATCGACTTTCCGAACCCGAAAGTGTTGTACCTCAGCGGCGGCGTGGGCATCACCCCGGTGATGTCCATGGCGCGCTGGTTCTTCGATACCAACGGCAATGTCGATATGGCCTTCATCCATAGCGCCCGCTCGCCGAAAGACATCATTTATCACCGCGAGCTGGAGCACATGGCGGCGCGGATCGAAAACTTCAGCCTGCACCTGATCTGCGAGAAACACGGTTTCGGTGAGCCGTGGGCCGGATACCGCGGTTATCTCAACCACAAGATGCTCGAACTGATGGTCCCGGACTTCCTTGAGCGGGAAGTGTTCTGCTGCGGTCCGACGCCCTACATGAATGCGGTCAAGCGTTTGCTGGAAAACGCCGGCTTCAATATGAAGCGCTACCACGAAGAGTCCTTCGGCGCCACACCGCCAGAGGCTATCGCCGATGCAGAGGAACACGCTGAACAAGCGGCCGACGCCCCTGCAATCGACGCCGCCGACCTGCACCAGGTGGAATTCACCGCCTCCGGCAAGAGCATCCGCGTGGCTCCGGGCGAAACCGTCCACGCCGCTGCCGCCAAGCTGGGCCTGATGATCCCCAAGGCCTGCGGCATGGGTATCTGCGGTACCTGCAAGGTAATGAAGCTTGCCGGCGAAGTGGCAATGGAACACAACGGCGGGATTACCGAGGAAGACGAAGCCGAAGGGTTCATCCTGTCTTGCTGCAGCGTGCCGAAGGGTGACGTGCGGATCGAGTATTGA
- the glyA gene encoding serine hydroxymethyltransferase — protein sequence MFSKQDQIQGYDDALLAAMNAEEQRQEDHIELIASENYTSKRVMEAQGSGLTNKYAEGYPGKRYYGGCEHVDKVEALAIERAKQLFGADYANVQPHSGSSANSAVYLALLQAGDTILGMSLAHGGHLTHGAKVSSSGKLYNAVQYGIDTKTGLIDYDEVERLAVECKPKMIVAGFSAYSKTLDFPRFRQIADKVGALLFVDMAHVAGLVAAGLYPNPLPYADVVTTTTHKTLRGPRGGLILAKANEEIEKKLNAAVFPGAQGGPLMHVIAGKAVCFKEALEPGFKAYQQQVIDNAKAMAGVFIKRGYDVVSGGTDNHLFLVSLIRQGLTGKEADAALGRAHITVNKNAVPNDPQSPFVTSGLRIGTPAVTTRGFKVTQCVELAGWICDILDNLGDADVEANVAQHVAALCADFPVYR from the coding sequence ATGTTCAGCAAGCAAGACCAGATTCAGGGTTACGACGATGCACTGCTGGCGGCGATGAATGCCGAGGAGCAACGCCAGGAAGATCACATCGAGCTGATCGCGTCAGAGAACTACACCAGCAAGCGCGTGATGGAAGCGCAAGGCAGTGGCCTGACCAACAAATACGCCGAAGGCTATCCGGGCAAGCGCTACTACGGTGGTTGCGAGCACGTCGACAAAGTTGAAGCCCTGGCCATCGAACGCGCCAAGCAATTGTTCGGTGCCGATTACGCCAACGTGCAGCCGCACTCCGGTTCTTCGGCCAACAGCGCCGTTTACCTGGCCCTGCTGCAAGCCGGCGACACCATTCTGGGCATGAGCCTGGCCCACGGCGGTCACCTGACCCACGGTGCCAAAGTGTCGTCGTCGGGCAAGCTGTACAACGCTGTGCAGTACGGCATCGACACCAAAACCGGCCTGATCGACTACGACGAAGTCGAGCGTCTGGCCGTCGAATGCAAGCCGAAGATGATCGTCGCCGGTTTCTCGGCCTACTCCAAGACCCTCGATTTCCCGCGTTTCCGCCAGATCGCTGACAAGGTCGGTGCCCTGCTGTTCGTCGACATGGCTCACGTTGCCGGTCTGGTCGCCGCTGGCCTGTACCCGAACCCGCTGCCATACGCTGACGTGGTGACCACCACCACCCACAAGACCCTGCGCGGTCCACGTGGTGGCCTGATCCTGGCCAAGGCTAACGAAGAAATCGAGAAGAAGCTCAACGCCGCGGTATTCCCTGGTGCCCAGGGCGGCCCGCTGATGCACGTCATCGCCGGTAAAGCAGTGTGCTTCAAGGAAGCACTGGAGCCTGGCTTCAAGGCCTACCAGCAACAAGTGATCGACAACGCCAAGGCAATGGCCGGCGTATTTATCAAACGCGGCTACGATGTAGTGTCCGGCGGTACCGATAACCACCTGTTCCTGGTCAGCCTGATCCGTCAGGGCCTCACCGGTAAAGAGGCGGACGCAGCACTCGGTCGCGCCCACATCACCGTGAACAAGAACGCTGTCCCGAACGATCCACAGTCGCCGTTCGTGACCTCCGGCCTGCGTATCGGCACCCCGGCGGTGACCACTCGCGGCTTCAAGGTTACCCAGTGTGTTGAACTGGCTGGCTGGATCTGCGACATCCTCGACAACCTCGGCGACGCCGATGTCGAGGCCAATGTCGCGCAGCATGTGGCAGCCCTGTGCGCGGACTTCCCGGTTTATCGCTGA